One genomic region from Rosa rugosa chromosome 1, drRosRugo1.1, whole genome shotgun sequence encodes:
- the LOC133733096 gene encoding uncharacterized protein LOC133733096 codes for MQAFRQALSDCNLNDMGAAGGLYTWCDSNTKERLDRGTCTPAWSSEFGFSKIINLHPCRSDHTPLLLEVRKEQMRQDFYRRQFRFEEMWCAHEGFSAKMEEDRTVFRSRKEEVEAVRAQLDALLQKPFDQNDQTSKLQLSQRLNELMSIDETYWRQRSRAIWLKDGDRNSRFFHKKASNRRQKNRIKGLFDANGVWQESKAGIESVVLEYFQTIFSSHTLDVEAQNLVLQTIEPRVSTQMNETLLAPYCLEEVRIALFQMHPSKAPGPDGLSPFFFQKYWDLVGHEVSNAVISMLTHLEMPPDLTYTYVALIPKVREVVNMSHLRPIALCNVIYKIASKVLANRLKSFLPGIISPQQSVFVPDHLISDNTLVASELAHYMHKLRRGQEGFLALKLDIRKAYDRLEWGFLQRIMLKMGFTEQWVGATDNVLLIYSLSALITHSVSSGHWQGLRICDGAPSISHLLFADDSMLYSSATSQDCTLIRNLLNIYERASGQQVNLQKSNVVFSGSVLPHMRVSMAQILGVQAVDKHEKYLGIPTLVGRSKSDTFAYIKDNLSKKLTGWRSKLLSAAGREILIKVVAQAIPLYTMNCYLLPQTLIQELYQLCAQFWWGSTEEKKGMHWRAWDDLCKPKSVGGMGFRHLFAFNLAMLAKQGWRLIQSPDSLIGQLFKALYFPTSNFWEVTLGTQPSYAWRSILHGRDILRAGIQRHIGNGLSTNIWTDPWLCGEELGVYLSDRVTYVADLFLSPGVWNSTLLSELFPAHIVQKIFDIPLSPRNHEDRWIWGGDKKGRFTVKSAYHVARHRVLADHSSATQSKCGFVESTANILPTRSRLSERGIDLDTQCPLRNEDVETPIHVVRDCPHAASLIEGSNLPLVSAPTNVVDWLVTVHNLTPQNFAPSLMILWDTWRNRNAKVWDGDFKQASEVVPMTLGWWKDYKAAHVATQSVSGIRVMPKWIKLLVGYVKLNVDVAFDQTSRRTGLGGVFRDHTGLFLYAFRHSVMTANSAKHAELLALLLGVQTTLEHHLTPLIVETDCLELMTALSSSSLAYSDLGFLLADLRELLHEALDARVLRWEDKPMERLISWREMLRMLILSWNFFQLFLRLWRQF; via the exons ATGCAAGCCTTCCGGCAAGCGCTGTCAGATTGCAATTTGAATGATATGGGGGCAGCGGGTGGTCTCTATACATGGTGTGATTCTAACACAAAGGAGAGGCTTGACAGGGGTACTTGTACGCCGGCTTGGAGTTCAGAGTTTGGTTTCTCCAAAATCATCAATCTCCACCCGTGCCGGTCTGATCATACTCCTCTTCTGCTGGAAGTGCGTAAGGAACAAATGCGTCAGGACTTCTACCGGCGTCAATTCCGGTTTGAAGAAATGTGGTGTGCTCATGAAGGTTTCTCGGCCAAGATGGAGGAG GATCGTACTGTTTTTCGGAGCCGAAAGGAAGAAGTGGAAGCTGTAAGAGCGCAGTTAGATGCGCTTCTCCAGAAACCTTTTGATCAGAATGATCAGACCTCTAAGCTTCAACTCTCACAACGTTTGAATGAATTAATGTCTATTGATGAGACGTATTGGAGACAGCGTTCTAGAGCGATCTGGCTCAAGGATGGAGATCGGAATTCGCGATTTTTCCATAAGAAAGCATCGAACAGGAGACAGAAGAATAGAATTAAGGGTCTATTCGATGCTAATGGGGTATGGCAAGAGTCCAAGGCAGGTATCGAAAGTGTGGTTTTGGAGTATTTTCAGACTATTTTTAGTTCCCACACCCTTGATGTGGAGGCTCAAAATTTGGTTCTCCAGACCATTGAACCCCGAGTTTCTACTCAGATGAATGAGACGTTACTAGCACCATATTGTTTGGAGGAAGTCCGTATAGCTCTTTTTCAGATGCATCCTTCAAAGGCGCCAGGTCCGGATGGTCTTTCACCTTTCTTTTTTCAGAAATATTGGGATCTCGTTGGCCATGAGGTTAGTAATGCGGTCATTTCGATGTTAACTCATTTGGAAATGCCCCCAGACTTGACTTATACTTATGTTGCTcttatccctaaggttagggagGTGGTGAATATGTCGCATCTGCGACCTATTGCGTTATGCAATGTCATTTATAAGATTGCCTCTAAAGTTCTTGCTAATAGACTCAAGAGTTTCTTGCCAGGGATTATCTCTCCTCAACAAAGTGTTTTTGTTCCTGATCATCTGATCTCTGATAATACTTTGGTAGCTTCGGAGTTAGCTCATTATATGCACAAGTTGAGGCGGGGACAGGAGGGCTTTTTAGCCCTTAAGCTGGACATTAGAAAAGCCTATGATAGGCTTGAGTGGGGCTTTTTACAGAGAATCATGTTGAAGATGGGTTTTACTGAGCAATGGGTGGGTGCAACTGATAATGTCTTGCTTATCTACA GTTTATCTGCACTGATTACACACTCGGTCTCGTCTGGTCATTGGCAAGGGTTGCGCATTTGTGACGGGGCGCCTTCTATTAGCCATCTCCTTTTTGCTGACGATAGTATGCTCTACTCTAGTGCTACATCTCAGGATTGTACCTTGATTCGGAATTTATTAAATATTTATGAACGAGCTTCTGGGCAACAGGTGAATTTGCAGAAGAGTAATGTGGTTTTCAGTGGGAGTGTCCTTCCCCACATGCGGGTTTCTATGGCACAGATTCTGGGAGTGCAAGCGGTGGATAAGCATGAGAAATATCTGGGTATTCCAACTCTTGTTGGCAGATCCAAGTCTGATACTTTTGCTTACATTAAAGATAATTTGTCCAAAAAACTAACTGGTTGGAGGTCTAAATTACTTAGTGCAGCAGGAAGGGAGATTTTAATTAAAGTGGTGGCGCAGGCTATTCCGTTGTACACAATGAATTGTTACCTGCTCCCCCAGACCCTTATTCAGGAACTTTATCAGTTATGTGCCCAATTCTGGTGGGGGAGTACGGAGGAGAAAAAGGGGATGCATTGGCGGGCATGGGATGATTTGTGTAAACCTAAAAGTGTGGGAGGCATGGGATTTCGACATTTATTCGCTTTCAACTTGGCTATGCTAGCCAAGCAGGGCTGGAGATTAATCCAAAGCCCTGATTCTTTGATTGGTCAATTGTTCAAAGCTCTTTATTTTCCAACTAGCAACTTTTGGGAAGTTACATTAGGGACACAGCCTTCATATGCTTGGAGAAGTATTTTGCATGGGAGAGACATACTTCGAGCTGGTATTCAGCGTCATATTGGGAATGGTCTGTCTACTAACATTTGGACAGACCCGTGGTTATGTGGGGAGGAGTTGGGTGTTTATCTTTCAGATCGTGTTACATATGTAGCTGACCTCTTCCTGTCCCCAGGTGTGTGGAATTCTACTTTGCTTTCAGAACTTTTTCCTGCTCATATTGTTCAAAAGATCTTTGATATTCCGCTTAGTCCCCGGAATCATGAGGATAGATGGATTTGGGGTGGGGACAAAAAAGGCCGGTTTACAGTGAAGTCAGCCTACCATGTGGCTCGACACAGAGTTCTTGCTGATCATTCTTCCGCGACTCAATCTAAGTGCGGCTTTGTGGAATCAA CGGCTAATATTCTTCCTACTCGGAGTCGGCTAAGTGAACGTGGTATTGATCTTGATACCCAATGCCCACTCCGTAACGAAGACGTTGAGACGCCTATCCATGTGGTTCGTGACTGTCCTCACGCTGCTAGCTTGATTGAAGGCTCCAATTTACCCTTGGTTTCGGCCCCTACAAATGTTGTTGACTGGTTGGTTACTGTCCATAATTTGACTCCTCAAAACTTTGCCCCTTCCTTGATGATCTTGTGGGATACTTGGAGAAATAGGAATGCCAAAGTTTGGGATGGAGATTTCAAGCAAGCCTCTGAGGTGGTACCCATGACTTTGGGATGGTGGAAGGATTACAAAGCAGCCCATGTTGCTACTCAGTCCGTGTCGGGGATCCGAGTCATGCCAAAGTGGATTAAGCTTCTAGTTGGCTATGTGAAGTTGAATGTTGATGTAGCGTTTGATCAAACCTCTAGGCGTACAGGGTTGGGAGGAGTGTTTCGTGATCATACTGGGCTGTTTCTGTATGCGTTTAGGCATTCGGTCATGACAGCAAACTCAGCCAAACATGCTGAGCTGTTGGCCCTGCTTCTTGGGGTGCAGACAACCCTTGAGCATCATCTCACACCTCTAATTGTGGAAACCGATTGCCTGGAGTTGATGACAGCTCTGTCGTCTTCTTCTTTAGCCTACTCGGACTTGGGTTTTCTGTTAGCAGACCTACGAGAGCTATTGCATGAAGCTTTGGATGCTCGTGTTCTAAGGTGGGAAGACAAGCCAATGGAGAGGCTCATATCTTGGCGCGAGATGCTAAGAATGCTGATTCTCAGTTGGAATTTTTTTCAACTATTCCTCCGTTTGTGGAGGCAATTTTAA